A section of the Citrus sinensis cultivar Valencia sweet orange chromosome 8, DVS_A1.0, whole genome shotgun sequence genome encodes:
- the LOC127899236 gene encoding probable jasmonic acid carboxyl methyltransferase 2, producing MEVQQVLCMNGGRGDTSYANNSKIQKRAMLTAKPILQDSIKKLYCNRLPECLKIADLGCSSGPNTLSLLWEIIDTIDGTCKRLNREAPMYQVFLNDLPGNDFNTIFKSLPGYFPTSLFTLFILPTVFIGFLRSEEILSGGHVLLSIIGNDRKPGDPRCTGWELLGVTLNDMVLEGLVEEAKVDWFNLPYYAPSPEEVRHVIQTEGSFNIRRFDIHTVDWDANKDDGSKSLTSGRHTRGKNIAKSIRAVSESMLASHFGEEIMDDLFERLAKKISEYLEFAPGHSTTMVISMTKS from the exons ATGGAAGTACAGCAAGTTCTTTGCATGAATGGTGGCCGAGGAGATACCAGCTACGCCAACAACTCAAAGATTCAA AAAAGAGCAATGCTCACGGCAAAGCCAATACTACAAGATAGCATAAAAAAGTTGTATTGCAATCGCCTTCCTGAGTGCTTGAAAATAGCAGATTTGGGCTGTTCTTCAGGACCTAATACTCTTTCTCTATTGTGGGAAATCATAGACACGATTGATGGAACGTGCAAAAGGCTGAATCGCGAGGCACCAATGTATCAGGTTTTCTTGAATGATCTTCCTGGAAATGACTTCAACACCATTTTCAAGTCATTGCCAG GTTATTTCCCAACAAGTCTCTTCACTTTGTTCATTCTTCCTACAGTCTTCATTGGCTTTCTCAG GTCAGAAGAGATACTTTCTGGTGGCCATGTGCTCCTCAGCATAATTGGAAATGACAGAAAGCCGGGTGACCCTAGATGTACCGGCTGGGAGTTGTTAGGTGTCACTCTGAATGACATGGTCCTAGAG GGGTTGGTAGAAGAGGCAAAAGTGGACTGGTTTAATCTCCCTTATTATGCACCTAGTCCAGAAGAAGTGAGACATGTTATTCAAACAGAAGGGTCTTTTAATATCCGTCGATTTGATATACATACAGTTGATTGGGATGCTAATAAAGATGATGGCAGCAAAAGCCTAACTTCTGGTAGACATACAAGAGGCAAGAATATTGCCAAAAGTATAAGAGCGGTTTCCGAATCTATGCTAGCAAGTCATTTTGGAGAGGAAATCATGGATGATTTGTTTGAGAGGCTGGCGAAGAAGATTTCTGAGTACTTGGAGTTCGCACCAGGCCACTCTACTACAATGGTCATTTCCATGACCAAGTCCTGA
- the LOC127899186 gene encoding protein HYPER-SENSITIVITY-RELATED 4-like — protein sequence MLSARTIASNLEKFSNTKMPSAKTIVSTAASVAASAMVIRSIARELVPHELKLFVLMNIRGLFESFSSEITLIIDQFDGLASNQIYRAADIYLGNKISPSTKMFRVSMPEKETKMSISMAKNQEIVDHFDGVKLKWKQVTRQVESTQYVLYTG from the coding sequence ATGCTTTCTGCCAGAACAATTGCATCGAACCTTGAGAAATTTTCTAATACCAAAATGCCTTCTGCCAAAACAATTGTATCAACTGCAGCTTCTGTTGCTGCTTCAGCCATGGTCATTCGGTCCATAGCCCGAGAATTGGTACCCCATGAACTTAAGCTGTTTGTCCTGATGAATATAAGAGGGCTTTTCGAATCTTTTTCCTCTGAGATAACCTTAATCATTGATCAATTCGATGGGCTGGCTAGCAACCAAATCTATAGGGCTGCTGATATCTACTTAGGCAACAAAATCTCCCCCTCTACCAAAATGTTTAGAGTAAGCATGCCTGAGAAAGAGACTAAAATGTCCATTTCAATGGCGAAAAACCAAGAGATCGTAGATCACTTTGATGGAGTGAAGCTCAAATGGAAGCAGGTCACAAGACAAGTAGAATCCACGCAATATGTCTTATACACCGGCTGA